In the Uranotaenia lowii strain MFRU-FL chromosome 1, ASM2978415v1, whole genome shotgun sequence genome, taatcacatttgtaacggttgatttggcaacttttagcgatttggccagctttgcgtgcgattAGCTTGGATTCTCGCGATGCGCGAGAGaatttttgatacgctgctcttcttccttggacgacattttgacaactgaagagtgaatttcaaaatcaaaataggagcaacgttctacacacacacacacaccttcaaaatgaggggtgtttaggttttttaaatgcaaaattgaaagaaatacgtcaagttgatattgaccaaattttgaccgtatcaccctttagacgAAAAATCCTAATTATTGACCAAAATATACCTATAGTTTCCAGGTCACCTAATATGTCTCCATTAGTCCAATTCTCATAATCATTGAGGCTGCCGAGAATAAACAAGTACAGATTTCCTAAACTTTTCTcatataaaatctattttttcgtaTTATGTGTGAATTGACGAAAAAGTAGCTACGTGCTagctgattttcatcaaaaagccTATCAACGTGATGGAGGATAGAACTATTCCACATCATAAATAGACGAAACATTAAATATGTGCTTGTGTAACTTTGTATTAAATTTACATTGGTGattaatggtttttttcttctaattttgcaagttgtgtttatttttataggccattttacacaaaataatacaggtttttggaaatattggctcaaaattaaaaatgcctTGCCTTTCAAATATAATTCCCTTGGTTGGTTAGTTATATCTTACATGTTGTCGAGATTAAACAAATACAGGAAACCTGACTCTTTATAAAAATCGTCAGCATTCTTATGTGGaacgaaatttcaacaatagaGAAGCGTACGGTGGACTTGGCAAACCGCTGGAGCTCatgaagggtgatacggtcaaaacttggtcaagggaaaacgtgtgtaaatcggtgaaatcgtttatttaaaaatcaaattaaatttctttttcaagtttaattagtatgaaattcaggaaaaatattcagttgagattccgcttttccaaatcggAATTGCCGGACCTtaagcttaacccctgccatctgattttgtacagccaccttgtccaccttcttcgccgcagaaagccagtttgccttgaactgctgctcgtccttagcagtttttttggtcttcttgaGGTTtcgcccagtatttctcaattgagcggagctctggcgtgttgggagggctcttgtccttgggaaccacctgcacgttgttggcggcgtaccactccatggccaagttgccaaatccggccaacacagtacggaacaaccgtgtttcttcaggaaagacagcagacgtttattcaaacactctttcacgtaaatttctcggttgacagtcccggaagctatgaaaatgctgcttttcaagccacaggtacagatggcttgccaaaccagatatttcttcgcgaactttgacagtttcatgtgcttgaaaatatctgctatctttccccttccttttgccgtataaaactcctgtcccgaaagctgcttgtagtcggctttgacgtaggtttcgtcgtccattaccacgcagtcaaacttcgtaaacatcgtcgtgtacagcctccgggatcgcgctttggccgtcggattttgtttatcatcgcgatttggagtcactaccttcttgtaagtcgatagtccggctcgtttttggctcgatgcacggttatagacgatacacccagcttatttgcggcatctcgggaGAGAGGTaaaggtttcgcttgaaactaccggcaactctttttgtcgtctcagcggcttccggttttcgattcccccccgatccagacttcctggctgtcgacaaacggtccccaaacactttaattacatttgtaacggttgatttggcaacttttagcgattttgccagctttgcgcggattttcgcgatgcgcgtgcaaaattttgatacgctgttcttcttccttggacggcattttgacaactgaagagtgaattccaaaatcaaaataggagcaacattctacacacacgcacacacacaccttcaaaatgaggggtgttaaggttttttaaatgcaaaattgaaagaaatatgtcaagttgatattgaccaaattttgaccgtatcaccctttatccaGTGATgtcatccttcccagccgacttgttgctattTAGCTCAGTTGAACTCATATAttcttataatttatttttcattacagGTTTATTTGAACACATAATTGTCTGGTAGGTCACCGTGCTCAATGCTCAACTCAATATGTGGAATCAAACGTTTTCATGTTGGGTCTTTTTCATTGTTATGATCAATGTGGTAACAACGGTAAACTATCCGTATTCTGCGAGAATTCCAGAAGACATGACTTTGTTTTTTTCCGCCAGGTCCTGACCCAAGATGCTGATTTCGCGCCACATGTTACGGCAACCTGTAAATCTGGCTACATGAACATCAAGATAAAATTCACGGCACCTTACAATGGCGTTGTGCACGCGAGAGATTTTCGAACACCATCCTGTAGCGCATTTGGCAACGATTCGACATCTGTCGGACTGAGACTTAATCTGCACGCAAGTCAGGGAAACAGCGAGTATTGCGGAATTTTAGTTAGCCATTCGAATAATGCCGAGGTGagtgattgtttttgaaaaatatattaaaaaaaaaaaaccaattcaatGTTATACACTGGgaataaataacaaacaaataatGATCTTTATTCCAGCAGTTGGAAGAGCGATCAGTTCAAATAGCTGTGAGGGTTCATAGAACACTGGAACTAGCCGATGATAAATTTTACGTTATAACATGCGGGAAGGCGAAATACGCAAGGTACAGTTAATGGAAATAATTCGCTAGATTTGAcaatcaaattcagattttagaatttcttaattcaaattcaaactttgttcaaattgtacaattttatgttttcagaGATGACAATTTGccaataactttgaaattttttgaaaataatcgacgtGTTCGGGAAACAGTCTACGGAAGATCCTATACTTTGAAGGCAGAAGTTACTCAATCGAATGGAACTCAAGGAATCTACGTTAAAAATTGCTTCGCATTCAACAAGAAAAATAACAGCATTCTTCTAATCGACGACAGGGGGTATTGTAAAAACACGATCGAGTTTTTCcgttggattttaatttttggctctttttttattagttgccCGGTAAAAAACAGTGGAAATTTTCTTCTTAGTAGTTTTGTAACTTCTGCAAACGGCACTACGGCAATAGCCACGCTCGATTCAATGTTCCGGTTCCCGGATAGCTCGGAGGTCCATTTTCAGTGTGATGTACTACAATGTAACGGATTGTGTCCGGAGGAAAAAGACAAGTCATGCGTGGGCGAGGCTCGAGAATCGCCGAAGATGGACACAGAAAACGAGGGTCTGTTTCTCGCAGCGACGACCGTCTTTGTGCTGGATCCCATCGATAGTAAAAGTAGGTAGACAACTAATGAGACCATTGTTTTCTTTGATCTGGGCGGAAAATTTGTTTCAGTTTgatgaacaattaaaaaaataataagtatttatttctttttttttttagctctTGGGGTGCTCTGTGAAGAGGAGGGCATTCGTCCTCATTGGTTGTTATGGTTGACTATTGCTTTAGCTGTCCTGTTCCTCATAATGCTGCTGATGAACATCTTCCTGTGTACTGCAATGAGCTGTAGCTGTGCCAGAACAGAGGTAAGTTTTTCTACGCTAGAACTGTGGCGGCTGTCCTGTATAAgtggtttaattttaaaaccaataagcgatggaagcgctgccgaattgGGGCGATGGTTCTGCATTAATGCAAGTAGGATGTAGCTTGGCCTTGAAGCGCTTGGCACTGCCAAGTTGACGGGGCTTAGCAATGTTGACAGGTTTGGATGgatctataggggagaatgaggatacttgatccatggggatacttgattcctcagctatatctcgaaactggaatgacttaGAAGGATCAAATAATCtagaaaaaattgccaaatgaAGCAAAACAGAGACGTTATCCTCCGATAGAATTTGCCGATCAAAACACccgtgagagagattttcatccgcaagaAAACTATACTAGCGCTtatcaacttcaattttgctctcgataagttgtgcattccgattcaaatttatcgtctcttgtaacgttaaggataagttcTCGCTCCCGGACGAGCGaaactttctaatttttttcagtggAGTTAAGGGCGCGGAGAGTCAGAAAAAGCACTCTCTGTGCGTTTGTTCTTTCGATCGCTTCCAGTTTTGTCGGAGAATATTCTCAGAATTAGAACTGAccgagagaaaataatttcggacgagttatcttgatcggCATTGGAAAAGGATGAAAAGTCGTCGcgttctcatatttatcgcCAAGTGTTACACAAGTGATAAaccaattattattattgttattattattattattatttttatttttattattaattcatcgaaaaaatgtgtttaaatgaATAAGTACACGATCACAAAGAATTAAACAATCTTGATTGGTGTAAACGACGAACAAAACGGCTTGATGGTTCTCCGAACTGATGTAATTGCTCAGCATCCTGGAATATGCGCATCATTGCGCTGATTGGTTCATTGTAGCCGTAAGATGTCCTATGAGTTCGATTCGACAACAGCGAATGAGATAGTGACGTTCTCGACGGAGCTCTAAAGCTGATCATCCTTAGCAGGTTTGGCGATTGCACTTCTCCGTTCAACATTTTTGCGAAGAACGTGGCCTGTTGAGTTTTTCGACGACGTTCAAGAGTATCTAGACCCAAGAGCTGGCACCGATGGGAATAAGGGGGCTGATCTTCGGGATGGCTCCAAGGCAAATGGCGTAAAGCGAACCTAATAAACCGTTTTTGTACACGTTCGATTTGTAAAATCCAGCTGAGCTGATATGAAGCCCAAACGATTGCAGCGTGTTCAATAATTGATCGGACGAGTGCACAGTAAAGTGACTTCAAGAAATACGGGTCTTTAAATTCTCGCAATATTTTCGAGATGAAGCCGAGTTGTCGATTGGCCTTATTAATGACCGAAGAACGTTGATTGTTGAAGGTAAGCTGATCATCAAGGATAACACCAAGATCATTAACTTCGAAAACTCTTTTTATGAGCTCATTTCCGACGTAGTAGTCAAATAGAACAGGCGATTTTTTCCGGTGAAAGATTATCACAGAACACTTTGAGACACTAACAGATAATTTGTTACCTCTACACCATCCATCAAAGTGGTCTAACAACGATTGGAGGTATTCACAGTCCGCAGCGCATTCTATTGGaacgaatattttcagatcatcaACATATCCAATTTTTGTTCCATCGTCTAAACTGGTtatcaaatcgttgaaaaataatgcaaataacTAAGGCCCCAAGTTAGTTCCCTGAGGGACGCCAGATCGGTTTTCTAATTCTTATGCACCTTTCGGTTAAAAATTACTTGAGCCAATCAATCATTTTATTATGAATGCCAAGCTTAGCAAGCTTAGCTAGAAGAATTCGATGATCAATGGCATCGAATGCAGCCTTGATGTCGGTGTATATGGCATCAACTTGCTTCT is a window encoding:
- the LOC129739181 gene encoding uncharacterized protein LOC129739181 isoform X1; translated protein: MWNQTFSCWVFFIVMINVVTTVLTQDADFAPHVTATCKSGYMNIKIKFTAPYNGVVHARDFRTPSCSAFGNDSTSVGLRLNLHASQGNSEYCGILVSHSNNAEQLEERSVQIAVRVHRTLELADDKFYVITCGKAKYARDDNLPITLKFFENNRRVRETVYGRSYTLKAEVTQSNGTQGIYVKNCFAFNKKNNSILLIDDRGCPVKNSGNFLLSSFVTSANGTTAIATLDSMFRFPDSSEVHFQCDVLQCNGLCPEEKDKSCVGEARESPKMDTENEGLFLAATTVFVLDPIDSKTLGVLCEEEGIRPHWLLWLTIALAVLFLIMLLMNIFLCTAMSCSCARTEIIEKEPSIIEEYDPYRSWHGSQYGSRYSLHGRDNGNMKGYASGGSTIHSSRSLPIDSDHYAIVHSRPGSRHSGLHNHRSPRGPPSNI
- the LOC129739181 gene encoding uncharacterized protein LOC129739181 isoform X2, producing MWNQTFSCWVFFIVMINVVTTVLTQDADFAPHVTATCKSGYMNIKIKFTAPYNGVVHARDFRTPSCSAFGNDSTSVGLRLNLHASQGNSEYCGILVSHSNNAELEERSVQIAVRVHRTLELADDKFYVITCGKAKYARDDNLPITLKFFENNRRVRETVYGRSYTLKAEVTQSNGTQGIYVKNCFAFNKKNNSILLIDDRGCPVKNSGNFLLSSFVTSANGTTAIATLDSMFRFPDSSEVHFQCDVLQCNGLCPEEKDKSCVGEARESPKMDTENEGLFLAATTVFVLDPIDSKTLGVLCEEEGIRPHWLLWLTIALAVLFLIMLLMNIFLCTAMSCSCARTEIIEKEPSIIEEYDPYRSWHGSQYGSRYSLHGRDNGNMKGYASGGSTIHSSRSLPIDSDHYAIVHSRPGSRHSGLHNHRSPRGPPSNI